The proteins below come from a single Ptychodera flava strain L36383 chromosome 6, AS_Pfla_20210202, whole genome shotgun sequence genomic window:
- the LOC139135828 gene encoding alpha-2,8-sialyltransferase 8E-like — protein MTKRSKIVIPLVIIGLISTIVTFSLVYVLNTAGPPIIEIEKEAANSMQPSQDPVVNIYKSIKRDWTFDPEEADKLSALLERECNTTELFLTTQTNVHLNDTLKFEAERKSRLNVTSDVFERFPKKMPFASKSFKKCSLVGSSGILLGSKCGQSIDAADFVMRFNLASVRNYSEDVGSKTDLITCNPTILERKYASLDKNGTLDFKDYMQREYSDSLVYMPAFTYFSCKNLSFAVQDALEPLNFKVVYPHPSHITLVKKFWKARNIKERRTTTGFLLFSGAMSFCEEVHLYGYWPFPNDPDGNPLYYHYFDKDAVMLPPEKLKKLHHNMHTEFTMLRDLHNKGAIHMHVGKCSSS, from the exons ATGACGAAGCGATCGAAGATAGTTATACCTCTTGTCATAATCGGGCTAATTTCGACTATTGTTACGTTCTCCCTCGTATACGTACTCAACACTGCTGGACCACCGATTATAGAGATCGAGAAAGAAGCTGCTAATTCCATGCAACCATCGCAAGATCCTGTGGTGAATATCTATAAAAGCATCAAAAGAGACTGGACTTTCGATCCAGAAGAGGCTGATAAGCTAAG CGCCCTCCTCGAGAGAGAATGTAACACGACGGAATTATTTCTGACAACGCAGACCAATGTTCACCTCAACGACACGTTGAAGTTTGAAGCTGAAAGAAAATCACGTTTAAATGTAACATCAGATGTCTTTGAAAGATTCCCGAAG AAAATGCCCTTCGCAAGTAAATCGTTCAAGAAGTGCAGCTTGGTTGGGAGTAGTGGCATTCTGCTCGGTAGCAAATGCGGTCAATCCATAGACGCTGCAGACTTTGTAATgag ATTCAATCTGGCGAGTGTTCGGAATTATTCTGAAGACGTCGGATCAAAGACAGACTTGATCACCTGCAACCCAACCATCCTAGAACGAAA ATACGCAAGTCTCGACAAGAACGGAACACTGGATTTCAAAGACTACATGCAGAGAGAATATTCGGATTCCCTGGTGTACATGCCAGCGTTTACGTACTTTTCCTGCAAAAACCTCTCATTTGCAGTGCAAGACGCGCTAGAACCTCTGAACTTCAAGGTGGTCTATCCTCATCCTAGCCACATCACtctggtaaaaaaattttgGAAAGCCCGAAATATCAAAGAGCGCAGGACAACAACAG GATTTCTTCTGTTCAGCGGGGCGATGAGTTTCTGTGAAGAAGTTCACCTCTATGGATACTGGCCTTTCCCAAACGACCCTGATGGGAATCCGCTATATTATCATTACTTTGATAAGGACGCAGTGATGTTACCGCCCGAGAAGTTGAAGAAACTGCACCACAACATGCACACAGAGTTCACGATGTTGCgtgatttgcataacaaaggaGCTATCCACATGCATGTTGGGAAATGCAGTTCGTCGTGA